The following coding sequences lie in one Ictalurus furcatus strain D&B chromosome 7, Billie_1.0, whole genome shotgun sequence genomic window:
- the LOC128610763 gene encoding atypical chemokine receptor 2 — protein sequence MDVTQPARTNESEYEFDYSDYYELDALADFRPCEKLQVKKFSRYFLPAFYSVACVLGLLANFTLLFVFTRSKPARRAHPACVLCADLLFTSTFPFWAVYASGDWIFGARACKLVTLVYAVGLYSSNLFVACAVLRSCVDAACVFRCLGRVGETKKNVVCCTCVWMLACLAALPHVNFVEERHVHGETQCLYHYTHSWKIYTQLQLVVLIFGIPFLLLLGSSITLYLRTRSSGRSRMARRAIISTGLFFVLWFPYTLVLILHILQYLHVVSDCSASLHMDLAIQSTECIAFSHVFINPAAYVLLNKRAWRALKGECVSPREYLLDVSENMDSMSSQDSGVELRALQSVQSFSNPEYERGSAEKQGHFLPHAT from the coding sequence ATGGATGTCACTCAGCCCGCGCGCACTAACGAGTCGGAGTACGAGTTCGATTACTCGGATTATTACGAGTTAGACGCGCTGGCGGACTTCCGGCCGTGTGAGAAACTTCAGGTGAAAAAGttcagccgttatttcctgccCGCGTTTTACTCGGTCGCGTGCGTGCTCGGTCTGCTCGCTAACTTCACCCTGCTGTTCGTGTTCACGCGCAGCAAACCGGCGAGACGGGCGCATCCCGCGTGCGTGCTGTGCGCAGACCTGCTGTTCACCTCCACCTTTCCGTTCTGGGCGGTGTACGCGTCGGGCGACTGGATCTTCGGCGCGCGCGCGTGTAAGCTCGTCACGCTGGTCTACGCGGTCGGTTTGTACAGCAGCAACCTGTTCGTGGCGTGTGCGGTGCTGCGGAGCTGCGTGGACGCCGCGTGCGTGTTCCGGTGCCTGGGCCGAGTCGGAGAGACCAAGAAAAATGTAGTGTGTTGCACGTGCGTGTGGATGCTGGCGTGTCTGGCCGCCTTGCCGCACGTGAACTTCGTGGAGGAGCGACATGTCCACGGCGAGACCCAATGCTTgtaccactacacacacagctGGAAGATCTACACGCAGCTCCAGCTGGTTGTCCTCATCTTTGGGATTCCATTCCTGCTCTTGCTCGGTTCCTCTATCACCTTGTACCTGCGCACACGTTCCTCAGGGCGTTCCAGGATGGCGAGACGTGCGATCATCTCCACAGGGCTGTTCTTCGTGCTCTGGTTCCCGTACACGCTTGTGCTAATACTGCACATCCTGCAGTACCTGCACGTGGTCTCGGATTGCAGTGCGAGTCTGCACATGGACCTCGCCATCCAGAGCACCGAGTGCATCGCTTTCTCTCACGTCTTCATCAACCCTGCAGCGTACGTGCTGCTCAATAAGCGAGCGTGGAGGGCGCTCAAAGGGGAGTGTGTGAGCCCGAGGGAATACCTGCTGGACGTGTCGGAGAACATGGACAGCATGTCGAGTCAGGACAGCGGCGTGGAGTTAAGGGCGCTCCAAAGTGTTCAGAGTTTCTCAAATCCTGAGTATGAGCGAGGAAGCGCTGAGAAACAAGGCCACTTCCTACCACACGCCACATGA
- the LOC128610598 gene encoding 5-beta-cholestane-3-alpha,7-alpha-diol 12-alpha-hydroxylase-like, producing MSFLLQILFALFTTLLGGLYLLGAFRHRRSGEPPLDKGPLPWLGHVLEFRKDTAKFLERMRKKHGDIFTVQLGGFYFTFLTDPLSFGSVVKEARAKLDFSEFAKHLVQRVFGYHPLEDDHKLIQVSSNKHLIGDGLVAITQAMMNNLENLMLHNIGLGNDDDRPWQEDGLFAYCYNIVFRAGYLALFGNEIAKTSGSVDKAKEVDRKESNELFYEFRKYDQLFPKLAYGVLGPSEKMEAERLKRLFWKVLAVEKMNTKDNISGWVSESQQMRAEHGMHESMLDRHMFLLLWASQGNTGPASFWLLLFLMKHPEAMKAVKSEVDEVLHETGQEVKRGGPLINLTRDMLLKTPVLDSAVDESLRMMAAPVLTRAVLEDMSLKMDNGHEYKIRKGDRVSLFPYTAVQMDPEVHPDPHTFKYNRFLTPDGRKKTEFYKGGKKVKYYNMPWGAGVSMCPGRFFAINELKQFVFLMLTYFDFELKNPDEEIPDIDVRRWGFGTMQPTWDIPFRYRLRF from the coding sequence ATGAGCTTTCTGCTGCAAAttctttttgctttgtttacCACTCTGCTTGGGGGACTTTACCTCCTTGGAGCCTTTCGTCATCGAAGGTCTGGAGAACCTCCTCTGGATAAAGGTCCTCTGCCATGGCTGGGACATGTCCTGGAGTTCAGGAAGGATACTGCAAAGTTTCTAGAGAGGATGAGAAAGAAGCATGGGGATATTTTCACTGTGCAGCTGGGAGGGTTTTACTTCACTTTCCTAACAGACCCACTGTCCTTCGGCTCGGTGGTTAAAGAGGCCAGGGCCAAACTGGACTTTAGCGAGTTCGCTAAGCACCTGGTCCAGCGTGTTTTTGGCTACCATCCCTTAGAAGATGACCACAAGCTCATTCAGGTATCCAGCAACAAGCATCTGATAGGTGATGGCCTGGTGGCGATAACACAAGCCATGATGAACAACCTAGAGAACCTCATGTTGCACAACATTGGGCTTGGAAATGATGACGACCGACCGTGGCAGGAGGATGGGCTCTTCGCTTACTGCTATAACATCGTGTTTCGAGCCGGATATCTGGCGCTTTTTGGAAATGAAATAGCCAAGACTTCAGGAAGCGTGGATAAAGCAAAGGAAGTCGACCGAAAGGAGTCAAATGAGCTCTTTTATGAGTTCCGTAAATATGATCAACTTTTCCCAAAGCTGGCCTATGGAGTTCTGGGACCTTCTGAGAAAATGGAAGCAGAGAGACTGAAGAGGCTTTTCTGGAAAGTCCTTGCTGTGGAGAAAATGAACACTAAAGACAACATTAGCGGCTGGGTATCTGAATCACAGCAGATGCGTGCTGAGCATGGAATGCATGAGTCCATGCTGGACAGACACATGTTTCTGCTCCTGTGGGCGTCCCAGGGTAACACAGGTCCTGCCTCATTCTGGcttcttctcttcctcatgAAGCACCCAGAGGCCATGAAAGCGGTGAAGAGCGAGGTCGATGAGGTTCTGCATGAAACCGGACAGGAGGTGAAGCGTGGTGGCCCGTTGATTAACCTGACCCGAGACATGCTTCTCAAAACCCCGGTTCTGGACAGTGCAGTGGATGAGAGCCTGCGCATGATGGCTGCTCCTGTGCTCACACGAGCCGTTCTGGAGGACATGAGCCTGAAAATGGACAATGGCCACGAATACAAGATCCGCAAAGGTGACCGTGTGTCCCTCTTCCCCTACACTGCTGTCCAGATGGACCCAGAGGTGCACCCTGATCCACACACCTTCAAATACAACCGCTTCCTCACACCCGACGgcagaaaaaagacagaattctacaaaggaggaaagaaagtgaAGTACTACAACATGCCGTGGGGTGCCGGGGTCAGCATGTGTCCCGGGAGGTTCTTCGCCATCAACGAGCTCAAGCAGTTCGTCTTCCTCATGCTCACATATTTTGACTTTGAGTTGAAGAACCCAGATGAAGAGATCCCAGACATCGATGTGAGGCGGTGGGGATTTGGGACGATGCAGCCAACGTGGGACATCCCGTTCAGATACAGGCTCAGGTTTTAG